A stretch of Crossiella cryophila DNA encodes these proteins:
- a CDS encoding ferredoxin codes for MSTDRWHVEVSHDCIGSGMCAGAAPEFFRLVDGYAEPVHTEIDPDEVVTDAADQCPAEAISVVDVASGKTLAPVD; via the coding sequence GTGAGCACTGATCGTTGGCACGTCGAGGTTTCGCACGACTGCATCGGGTCCGGGATGTGCGCGGGCGCGGCGCCCGAGTTCTTCCGGCTGGTCGACGGTTACGCCGAACCGGTCCACACCGAGATCGACCCGGACGAGGTCGTGACCGACGCGGCCGACCAGTGCCCGGCCGAGGCGATCTCGGTGGTCGACGTGGCCTCCGGCAAGACGCTGGCGCCGGTCGACTAG
- a CDS encoding nitroreductase family protein, with protein MRTWTPLHGEPYQPVPYSPARIPDQEALRISAELRARMDQRRTVRSFAPDPVPEELVLNAIAVANTAPSGAHQQPWTFVLVEDPEVRARIRAAAEAEEQVSYDGRLGEEWLSALRPLGTDAHKPHLTDAPYLIVVFQQRFGLRADGSSYKHYYGDESVGIAVGMLLTALHLSGLAALTHTPSPMRFLGEVLGRPRNEKAFAVIPVGYPAEQAQVPDLVRKTMDQVLVRV; from the coding sequence ATGAGGACATGGACCCCGTTGCACGGCGAGCCCTACCAACCGGTTCCGTACTCCCCCGCGCGGATCCCGGACCAGGAGGCGTTGCGGATCTCCGCCGAGCTGCGCGCGCGGATGGACCAGCGGCGCACGGTGCGCAGTTTCGCCCCCGACCCGGTGCCCGAGGAGCTGGTGCTCAACGCGATCGCGGTGGCCAACACCGCGCCCTCCGGCGCGCACCAGCAGCCGTGGACCTTCGTGCTGGTGGAGGACCCCGAGGTGCGGGCGCGCATCCGGGCGGCCGCGGAGGCCGAGGAACAGGTCTCCTACGACGGCCGTCTCGGCGAGGAGTGGCTCTCCGCGTTGCGCCCACTGGGCACGGACGCGCACAAGCCGCACCTGACCGACGCGCCTTACCTGATCGTGGTGTTCCAGCAGCGCTTCGGGCTGCGCGCGGACGGCAGCTCCTACAAGCACTACTACGGCGACGAGTCGGTGGGCATCGCGGTCGGCATGCTGCTGACCGCCCTGCACCTGTCCGGGCTCGCCGCGCTCACCCACACCCCCAGCCCGATGCGTTTCCTCGGCGAGGTGCTCGGGCGGCCGCGCAACGAGAAGGCGTTCGCGGTGATCCCGGTCGGGTACCCGGCCGAACAGGCGCAGGTACCCGACCTGGTGCGCAAGACCATGGACCAGGTGCTGGTCCGGGTCTGA
- the nadD gene encoding nicotinate-nucleotide adenylyltransferase, which produces MSGRRLGVMGGTFDPVHHGHLVAASEVQARFDLDEVIFVPTGRPWQKEHHVVSSPEDRYLMTVIATASNPRFSVSRVDVDRTGPTYTIDTLSDLHRQHPNDQLFFITGADALEQILGWWRADELFELAHFVGVTRPGYQLDDDHLPRGAVSLVDVPAMAISSTDCRERVAKGMPVWYLVPDGVVQYISKRNLYRDPAP; this is translated from the coding sequence ATGTCCGGGCGTCGACTTGGCGTGATGGGCGGCACCTTCGATCCCGTGCATCACGGGCACCTGGTGGCCGCCAGTGAGGTGCAGGCGCGGTTCGACCTGGACGAAGTGATCTTCGTGCCGACCGGGCGACCGTGGCAGAAGGAGCACCACGTGGTCTCCTCGCCGGAGGACCGCTACCTGATGACGGTGATCGCCACCGCGTCCAACCCCCGGTTCTCGGTGAGCCGGGTGGACGTGGACCGGACCGGTCCCACCTACACCATCGACACCCTGTCCGACCTGCACAGACAGCATCCCAACGATCAGCTGTTCTTCATCACCGGCGCCGACGCGCTGGAGCAGATCCTGGGCTGGTGGCGGGCGGACGAGCTGTTCGAGCTGGCCCACTTCGTCGGCGTCACCCGGCCGGGCTACCAGCTCGACGACGACCACCTGCCGCGCGGCGCGGTCAGCCTGGTGGACGTGCCCGCGATGGCGATCTCCTCCACCGACTGCCGGGAGCGCGTGGCCAAGGGGATGCCGGTCTGGTACCTCGTGCCCGATGGTGTGGTGCAGTACATCTCCAAGCGGAACCTGTACCGCGACCCGGCGCCCTGA
- the rsfS gene encoding ribosome silencing factor produces MSATEESRRLAHVAALAAADKKAHDIVVLDVSTQLVITDVFVIASAPNERQVQAIVDSVEEKMREAGSKPVRREGAREGRWVLLDFVDLVVHIQHTEERSFYGLERLWKDCPRIEFEDVVAHQPEDEDVQA; encoded by the coding sequence GTGTCAGCGACCGAGGAGTCCCGCCGGCTGGCCCATGTCGCCGCACTCGCGGCGGCCGACAAGAAGGCCCACGACATCGTGGTGCTGGATGTGTCGACCCAGCTGGTGATCACCGACGTCTTCGTGATCGCCTCGGCGCCCAACGAGCGCCAGGTACAGGCGATCGTGGACAGCGTCGAGGAGAAGATGCGCGAGGCCGGCAGCAAGCCGGTGCGGCGGGAAGGCGCCCGCGAGGGGCGCTGGGTGCTGCTGGACTTCGTGGACCTGGTGGTGCACATCCAGCACACCGAGGAGCGTTCGTTCTACGGCCTGGAGCGGCTGTGGAAGGACTGCCCGCGGATCGAGTTCGAGGACGTCGTGGCGCACCAGCCCGAGGACGAGGACGTCCAGGCGTGA
- a CDS encoding histidine phosphatase family protein, whose protein sequence is MTLSRLILWRHGQTGHNASGRLQGQLDVELNDIGLAQARQAAPLVAALEPDLLVTSDLRRAADTAAAFTAVTGMAPRVDKRLRETDVGQWMGMSGAEVEADWPGALANWRADPAFAPPGGETRLEVAARAVEVVAELDLTQDGTALLCAHGGLITGLIGRLLGLPVELWPSLGGLSNCHWTVLARRADDIRWRLLSHNVGATG, encoded by the coding sequence GTGACCCTGTCCCGGCTGATTCTGTGGCGGCACGGTCAGACCGGCCACAACGCCTCGGGCCGGCTGCAGGGCCAGCTCGACGTCGAGTTGAACGACATCGGACTGGCCCAGGCCCGGCAGGCCGCGCCCCTGGTGGCGGCACTGGAACCCGATCTGCTGGTCACCTCCGACTTACGCCGCGCGGCGGACACCGCGGCCGCGTTCACCGCGGTCACCGGGATGGCGCCGCGGGTGGACAAGCGACTGCGGGAGACCGACGTCGGCCAGTGGATGGGCATGTCTGGCGCGGAGGTCGAGGCCGACTGGCCGGGCGCGCTGGCGAACTGGCGGGCCGACCCGGCCTTCGCCCCACCCGGCGGCGAGACCCGCCTGGAGGTGGCCGCCCGCGCGGTCGAGGTGGTCGCCGAACTGGACCTAACCCAGGACGGCACCGCCCTGCTGTGCGCGCACGGGGGTCTCATCACCGGCCTGATCGGGCGGCTGCTGGGGCTGCCGGTGGAGCTGTGGCCGTCGCTGGGCGGCCTGAGCAACTGCCACTGGACCGTGCTGGCCAGGCGGGCCGACGACATCAGGTGGCGGTTGCTCAGTCACAACGTGGGGGCGACTGGTTGA
- the octT gene encoding diglucosylglycerate octanoyltransferase: MSRGRLLVLGDSLAFHGPEYALPADDPRLWPNIAAAGLDREAELVAGFGWTARHGWWALTGDPRVWSLLPRTDALVLALGSMDTLPSPLPTYLREGLRHLRPTPVRRFARARYQAAQPHLARFLRGRPVALPAHLTVSYLDRCLQAVRTIRPDLPVIGMLPSVHNSPEYGHVHTGHAPAVAALRTWSARTRVPLLDLPALVRAHIFDGDGNPDGMHWGFSAHAEVGTAVADLLRPMLP; this comes from the coding sequence TTGAGCCGGGGACGCCTGCTGGTCCTCGGCGACTCGCTGGCCTTCCACGGGCCGGAGTACGCCCTGCCCGCGGACGATCCCCGGCTGTGGCCCAACATCGCCGCGGCCGGGCTGGACCGCGAGGCCGAACTGGTCGCCGGGTTCGGCTGGACCGCCCGGCACGGCTGGTGGGCCCTCACCGGGGATCCGCGGGTGTGGTCGCTGCTGCCCCGCACCGACGCCCTGGTGCTGGCCCTTGGCAGCATGGACACCCTGCCCAGCCCGCTGCCCACGTACCTGCGCGAGGGCCTGCGCCACCTGCGGCCCACGCCGGTCCGGCGCTTCGCCCGCGCCCGCTACCAGGCCGCCCAGCCGCACCTGGCCCGCTTCCTGCGCGGCCGCCCGGTGGCCCTGCCGGCCCACCTCACCGTGTCCTACCTGGACCGCTGCCTGCAGGCGGTGCGCACCATCCGCCCCGACCTGCCGGTGATCGGCATGCTCCCGTCGGTGCACAACTCACCCGAGTACGGCCACGTCCACACCGGCCACGCCCCCGCGGTGGCGGCCCTGCGCACCTGGTCCGCCCGCACCCGGGTGCCGCTGCTCGACCTGCCCGCCCTGGTCCGCGCGCACATCTTCGACGGCGACGGCAACCCCGACGGCATGCACTGGGGATTTTCCGCACACGCCGAAGTCGGCACAGCGGTAGCGGACCTGCTCCGCCCGATGCTTCCGTAG
- a CDS encoding DegV family protein, whose product MSVAVFTDSTAYLPEGFATRHGIHEVPLHVTVDGAGGLDGKDIGPSELAAALAERRTVTTSRPTPAEFATAYRQALEAGATAVVSIHLSRELSGTWDAARLAALEVGPDRVRVVDSRSTAMGLGFAVLAAAKAATRQATPAEVEAVATHTATHTRTFFCLETLEHLRRGGRITPTAALLGTALSVKPLLHVENGRILPLEKVRTTSRAVARLVDLATEAAGQGPVEVAVHHLGSPQRAAELAGRLDERLPGCDGCVISEVGAVVGAHTGPGVLGVVVLPHRPR is encoded by the coding sequence GTGTCCGTCGCCGTGTTCACCGACTCCACCGCGTACCTGCCGGAGGGCTTCGCGACCCGCCACGGCATCCACGAGGTGCCCCTGCACGTCACGGTGGACGGCGCCGGCGGCCTGGACGGCAAGGACATCGGCCCCAGCGAGCTGGCCGCGGCCCTGGCCGAACGCCGCACCGTCACCACCTCCCGCCCCACCCCCGCCGAGTTCGCCACCGCCTACCGCCAGGCCCTGGAAGCAGGCGCCACCGCGGTCGTCTCCATCCACCTGTCCCGCGAACTCTCCGGCACCTGGGACGCCGCCCGCCTGGCCGCGCTGGAGGTGGGCCCCGACCGGGTCCGCGTGGTCGACTCCCGCTCCACCGCGATGGGCCTGGGCTTCGCCGTACTGGCAGCCGCCAAAGCCGCCACCCGGCAAGCCACCCCCGCCGAGGTGGAAGCGGTGGCCACCCACACCGCCACCCACACCAGAACCTTCTTCTGCCTGGAAACCCTCGAACACCTCCGCCGAGGCGGCCGAATAACCCCCACAGCAGCACTGCTGGGCACCGCCCTGTCGGTAAAACCCCTGCTACACGTGGAAAACGGCCGAATCCTCCCCCTGGAGAAGGTGCGAACCACCAGCCGAGCAGTAGCCCGCCTGGTCGACCTCGCCACCGAAGCCGCGGGCCAGGGCCCGGTAGAGGTGGCGGTCCACCACCTGGGCTCCCCCCAACGCGCGGCCGAACTGGCAGGCCGCCTCGACGAACGCCTCCCCGGCTGCGACGGCTGCGTCATCTCCGAGGTAGGCGCGGTAGTAGGCGCCCACACCGGCCCCGGCGTCCTGGGCGTAGTCGTCCTCCCACACCGCCCCCGCTAA
- a CDS encoding ComEA family DNA-binding protein gives MWRFLTAATNTRRDLARTRLSELAAAARARPGPDPPPELDGIKVIQLDESGHQLPARPLSRTPKWLSRLLPRSPRGVRWDPGRLAALAVAVVAVLAVATTALLVWQDRPTREMAPELSPSAGPAVPPTTKPPTTTGAGATLVVSVVGRVTKPGLVTLTEGARVADAVQAAGGAHPNVDLNGLNMARRLADGEQVHVGITPPPEQPQDSLGMPPGGTAKVSLNNATLAALDALPGVGPVTAQRIVQWRTKHGRFTSVDQLREIEGIGESRLARLRELVSL, from the coding sequence ATGTGGCGCTTCCTCACCGCGGCAACCAACACCCGACGCGACCTCGCCCGGACCCGGTTGTCCGAACTGGCCGCCGCCGCACGCGCCAGACCCGGCCCTGACCCGCCCCCCGAACTGGACGGCATCAAAGTCATCCAGCTCGACGAGTCAGGCCACCAACTGCCGGCCCGGCCGTTGTCCCGCACCCCGAAGTGGCTTTCCCGGCTCCTGCCAAGGAGTCCGCGGGGAGTCAGGTGGGACCCCGGCCGGCTGGCGGCACTGGCGGTCGCGGTCGTCGCAGTCCTGGCTGTAGCGACGACCGCACTGCTGGTGTGGCAGGACCGGCCGACCAGGGAGATGGCTCCGGAACTCTCCCCGTCGGCCGGTCCCGCCGTCCCTCCGACCACCAAACCCCCGACCACCACCGGCGCCGGCGCCACCCTGGTGGTCAGCGTGGTCGGGAGGGTGACCAAACCCGGGCTGGTCACCCTCACCGAAGGGGCCCGCGTCGCCGACGCCGTCCAGGCGGCAGGCGGCGCACACCCGAACGTCGACCTCAACGGCCTCAACATGGCCCGCCGGTTGGCGGACGGGGAGCAGGTGCACGTCGGAATAACGCCGCCACCCGAGCAGCCCCAGGACTCCCTGGGAATGCCACCCGGCGGCACCGCCAAAGTCAGCCTGAACAACGCGACCCTCGCCGCCCTGGACGCACTGCCAGGAGTAGGTCCCGTGACGGCGCAACGCATTGTCCAGTGGCGGACCAAGCACGGCCGTTTCACCTCGGTCGATCAGCTACGAGAGATCGAGGGCATCGGAGAGTCCCGCCTCGCCCGGCTCCGCGAGCTGGTGAGCCTCTGA
- a CDS encoding DNA internalization-related competence protein ComEC/Rec2, translating to MVTGDPRPMRTPAYGGRPANSNGTVLTLALDTAHTTGDTMSVGGTVLLLAMHESWSDISPGQRLRTTGKLAPAHPGDLTVAALRVHNAPELLGTPPFWQRAATHIRAGLRQASAVLPTDQAGLLPSLVVGDTTTLAPRVIADFRTAGLAHLLAVSGTNLAIVCGAVLLLCRAVRTGPRTATAVAALALLGFVILARPQPSVLRAAVMAAIALYALTTGRDRAAIPALAGTVTILLLADPELAGDLGFVLSVLATAALVLLAPRWSDALRRRHVPGGLAEALAIPAAAHLFTAPVVVGMTGELSLTAILANLLAAPVVALATVLGVLAAVLSVIHPGTAELLVHLTGPAMWWLVTVAHQAAAIPMATLPWPSGLGGGFLLIGVLIVLALVLRQRRFRALLIAAILLALLVLVPIRALRPGWPLPDWAVVACDVDQGDAIVLSTAEPGRAVLVDTGPDPIAITNCLRDLDIDRIALLVLTHLHADHIGGLAEVLAGHQVGAVAISPVQQPPWAIKEIRRATESAGVPLTELRPGTSTTWPGLTIDILGPRSPAALGATGERVGGTALNDASVVIRAHTTAGRVLLTGDIELAGQADLLADKGSELAADILKVPHHGSRYSLPRFLATVRPRIALISVGAGNDYGHPSPLILETLRAQGTHILRTDQDGDLAIAPSPHGPVISRHGKQESRTAR from the coding sequence GTGGTCACCGGCGACCCCCGCCCCATGCGCACCCCGGCCTACGGCGGCCGCCCCGCCAACAGCAACGGCACCGTCCTCACCCTCGCCCTCGACACCGCCCACACCACCGGCGACACCATGTCCGTCGGCGGCACGGTCCTCCTGCTCGCCATGCACGAGTCCTGGTCCGACATCTCACCCGGCCAACGCCTCCGCACCACCGGAAAACTCGCCCCAGCCCACCCCGGCGACCTGACCGTCGCCGCCCTCCGCGTCCACAACGCGCCCGAACTCCTTGGCACACCACCGTTCTGGCAACGCGCCGCCACTCACATCCGCGCCGGCCTCCGCCAAGCCAGCGCAGTCCTCCCCACCGACCAGGCCGGTCTGCTGCCCTCCCTGGTCGTCGGCGACACCACCACCCTGGCTCCCCGCGTCATCGCCGACTTCCGCACCGCGGGCCTGGCGCATCTACTCGCCGTCAGCGGTACCAACCTCGCGATCGTCTGCGGCGCGGTCCTCCTGCTGTGCCGGGCAGTCCGCACCGGTCCGCGCACCGCGACGGCGGTGGCCGCCTTGGCACTACTCGGATTCGTCATCCTGGCCCGGCCACAACCGAGCGTCCTGCGCGCGGCGGTCATGGCCGCCATCGCCCTGTACGCACTGACCACCGGCCGCGACCGAGCCGCGATCCCCGCCCTGGCCGGTACCGTCACGATCCTGCTGCTCGCCGATCCGGAACTGGCCGGTGACCTGGGCTTCGTCCTGTCCGTGCTGGCCACCGCGGCGCTGGTGCTCCTGGCCCCACGCTGGTCCGACGCCCTGCGCCGCCGACACGTCCCTGGTGGTCTGGCCGAAGCCCTGGCCATCCCCGCCGCCGCGCACCTGTTCACCGCCCCCGTGGTGGTCGGCATGACCGGCGAACTCAGCCTCACCGCCATCCTCGCCAACCTGCTCGCCGCCCCGGTGGTCGCCCTGGCCACTGTGCTCGGCGTGCTGGCAGCCGTCCTGTCGGTGATCCACCCCGGCACGGCCGAACTCCTGGTCCACCTCACCGGACCGGCGATGTGGTGGCTGGTCACGGTCGCGCACCAGGCCGCAGCCATCCCGATGGCCACCCTGCCCTGGCCCAGTGGACTCGGCGGCGGCTTCCTGCTCATCGGCGTCCTGATCGTCCTCGCCCTGGTCCTACGCCAACGCCGCTTCCGCGCCCTGCTCATCGCGGCGATCCTGCTCGCGCTCCTGGTCCTCGTCCCGATCCGAGCCCTGCGTCCCGGCTGGCCACTACCGGACTGGGCCGTGGTCGCCTGCGATGTGGATCAAGGTGACGCCATCGTCCTGTCCACCGCCGAACCCGGTCGCGCGGTCCTCGTCGACACCGGCCCGGACCCGATCGCCATCACCAACTGCCTCCGGGACCTGGACATCGACCGGATCGCGCTACTCGTCCTCACCCACCTGCACGCCGATCACATCGGCGGCCTGGCCGAGGTACTCGCCGGGCACCAGGTCGGCGCGGTGGCGATCAGCCCCGTCCAGCAACCACCTTGGGCCATCAAGGAAATCCGCCGCGCCACCGAGTCCGCGGGCGTCCCCCTGACCGAACTCCGCCCCGGCACCAGCACCACCTGGCCCGGCCTGACCATCGACATCCTCGGCCCCCGCAGCCCAGCGGCCCTGGGCGCCACCGGCGAACGCGTCGGCGGCACGGCCCTGAACGACGCCTCCGTGGTCATCCGGGCCCACACCACCGCGGGCCGGGTCCTGCTCACCGGCGACATCGAACTGGCCGGCCAGGCAGACCTGTTGGCGGACAAGGGATCCGAGCTAGCGGCCGACATCCTCAAGGTCCCCCACCACGGCTCCCGCTACAGCCTGCCCAGATTCCTGGCCACCGTCCGCCCCCGGATCGCCCTGATCAGCGTCGGCGCCGGCAACGACTACGGCCACCCCAGCCCCCTGATCCTGGAAACCCTCCGCGCCCAGGGAACCCACATCCTCCGCACCGACCAGGACGGCGACCTGGCCATCGCCCCCAGCCCTCACGGCCCGGTGATCTCCCGCCACGGCAAACAAGAATCCCGGACAGCACGATGA
- the thrC gene encoding threonine synthase has product MTTIEAPNSAQQTLDLGPARSLVCRECGHQVPLAAEFACSECFGPLEVGYDFGTVRREDIEAGPQSIWRYRNLLPVPSTVDAHPNTDPGCTRLVRADRLAKALGVRRIWVKDDTGNPTHSFKDRVVAVALAAARELGFKVLACPSTGNLANAVAAAAARAGWESVVLIPSSLERAKILTTAVYDGALIAVDGNYDDVNRLATELAADHEDWAFVNVNVRPYYAEGSKTLGYEVAEQLGWRLPDQIVVPIASGSQLTKVDKGFRELGELGLVEQSPYRVFGAQATGCSPVAAAFKAGHDVVTPVKPDTIARSLAIGAPADGPYVLDTVRRTNGSIENVSDEEVVEGIRLLARTEGIFAETAGGVTVATAKKLIETGQLDPDAETVLLITGDGLKTLDAVQDRIGPRATVPPSAAAVREALGL; this is encoded by the coding sequence ATGACGACCATCGAGGCGCCCAACAGCGCCCAGCAGACCCTTGACCTCGGCCCGGCGCGCAGCCTGGTCTGTCGGGAGTGCGGCCACCAGGTCCCACTCGCCGCCGAGTTCGCCTGTTCCGAGTGTTTCGGTCCCCTTGAGGTCGGCTACGACTTCGGGACCGTCCGCCGGGAGGACATCGAAGCCGGCCCGCAGTCGATCTGGCGCTACCGCAACCTGCTCCCCGTGCCGTCCACTGTGGACGCCCACCCGAACACCGACCCCGGCTGTACCAGGCTGGTCCGCGCGGACCGCCTGGCCAAGGCACTGGGCGTCCGCCGGATCTGGGTGAAGGACGACACCGGCAACCCCACCCACTCGTTCAAGGACCGCGTGGTCGCGGTGGCCCTGGCCGCCGCCCGCGAGCTGGGCTTCAAGGTCCTGGCCTGCCCCTCCACCGGCAACCTGGCCAACGCCGTCGCCGCGGCCGCCGCTCGCGCCGGCTGGGAGTCGGTCGTGCTGATCCCGTCCTCGCTGGAACGGGCCAAGATCCTCACCACCGCCGTGTACGACGGCGCCCTGATCGCCGTCGACGGCAACTACGACGACGTGAACCGCCTGGCCACCGAACTGGCCGCGGACCACGAGGACTGGGCGTTCGTCAACGTCAACGTCCGGCCCTACTACGCCGAGGGCTCCAAGACCCTGGGCTACGAGGTCGCCGAGCAGCTCGGCTGGCGGCTGCCGGACCAGATCGTGGTGCCGATCGCCTCCGGCTCCCAGCTCACCAAGGTCGACAAGGGCTTCCGCGAACTGGGCGAACTGGGCCTGGTCGAGCAGTCCCCGTACCGCGTCTTCGGCGCCCAGGCCACCGGCTGCTCCCCCGTCGCCGCCGCCTTCAAGGCAGGCCACGACGTGGTGACCCCGGTCAAGCCGGACACCATCGCCCGTTCCCTGGCCATCGGCGCCCCCGCCGACGGCCCGTACGTGCTCGACACCGTCCGCCGCACCAACGGCTCCATCGAGAACGTCTCCGATGAAGAGGTGGTCGAGGGCATCCGGCTGCTCGCCCGCACCGAGGGCATCTTCGCCGAGACCGCGGGCGGCGTGACCGTCGCGACGGCCAAGAAGCTCATCGAGACCGGCCAGCTCGACCCGGACGCCGAAACCGTCCTGCTGATCACCGGCGACGGCCTCAAGACCCTGGACGCGGTGCAGGACCGGATCGGCCCGCGCGCCACCGTTCCCCCGTCAGCCGCCGCGGTCCGCGAGGCCCTCGGCCTCTGA
- the holA gene encoding DNA polymerase III subunit delta, translated as MSAPAVTPEPLHLVIGEEELLVERAVKASLDAARLADPQTELSKVRVTDLTPPELIELVSPSLFAEGRVIVLEAAQEAGKEIAEAIGAYCKAPSEGVVLVVVHSGGGRGKLAKELPDALRKAGAKVTTCGKLSKPGERESFVKEEFRRAGGRVDPAGLAALIETVGSDLRELAAAASQLVADTGGQVDEQAVRRYHRGRAEVTGFVVAEKAVTGDRAGALEALRWALQTGVPHVLIADALADAVRTIARVTAGGRADPFALAGQLGMPPWKVKKALAQSRGWEPEGLAEAMNLVARLNADVKGVAADGGYALERAVLRLILVRRGR; from the coding sequence GTGAGCGCCCCAGCCGTCACCCCGGAGCCACTGCATCTGGTGATCGGGGAAGAGGAACTGCTGGTCGAGCGGGCCGTCAAGGCGTCTCTGGACGCCGCGCGGCTGGCCGATCCGCAGACCGAGCTGAGCAAGGTCCGGGTGACCGACCTCACCCCGCCGGAGCTGATCGAACTGGTGAGTCCGTCCCTGTTCGCCGAGGGCCGGGTCATCGTGCTGGAGGCCGCCCAGGAGGCGGGCAAGGAGATCGCGGAGGCGATCGGCGCCTACTGCAAAGCGCCCAGCGAGGGCGTTGTGCTGGTGGTCGTGCACAGCGGCGGCGGCCGGGGCAAGCTCGCCAAGGAACTGCCGGACGCGTTGCGCAAGGCCGGCGCCAAGGTCACTACCTGCGGGAAGCTGAGCAAGCCTGGCGAGCGCGAGTCCTTCGTCAAGGAGGAGTTCCGCCGGGCCGGTGGCCGGGTCGACCCGGCAGGCCTGGCCGCGCTGATCGAGACCGTGGGCTCGGACCTGCGAGAACTGGCCGCCGCCGCCTCGCAACTGGTGGCCGACACCGGCGGCCAGGTCGACGAGCAGGCGGTGCGCCGCTACCACCGCGGCCGGGCCGAGGTGACCGGGTTCGTGGTCGCGGAGAAGGCGGTGACCGGCGACCGCGCCGGGGCGCTGGAGGCATTGCGCTGGGCACTGCAGACCGGCGTGCCGCACGTGCTGATCGCGGACGCCCTGGCCGACGCGGTCCGCACCATCGCCAGGGTGACCGCCGGCGGCCGGGCCGACCCGTTCGCGCTGGCCGGTCAGTTGGGCATGCCGCCGTGGAAGGTCAAGAAGGCCCTGGCCCAGTCCCGCGGCTGGGAACCAGAAGGACTCGCCGAGGCCATGAACCTGGTGGCCAGGCTAAACGCGGATGTGAAGGGCGTCGCCGCCGACGGCGGTTACGCACTGGAGCGAGCGGTGCTGAGGTTGATCCTGGTTCGGCGAGGTCGCTGA